In Flavobacterium sp. N3904, one DNA window encodes the following:
- a CDS encoding PIG-L family deacetylase, protein MQKIVIKSLLLFILAIPFTYAQKPQKPNAAEIYNQIQKLNFLGSVLYIAAHPDDENTKLISYFANDVKARTGYLSLTRGDGGQNLIGPQLRELLGVIRTQELIEARKIDGGEQFFSRANDFGYSKNSDETLQIWDKEKVLADLVWTIRKFQPDVIINRFDHRTPGTTHGHHTSSAILSVEGFDLANNPNSFPEQLKLVQLWQPKRQFFNTSWWFYGSQEKFEAANKKNLIALETGVYYSTIGKSNQEIAALSRSRHQSQGFGSTGTRGQETEYLEFLKGEPLKDKTSIFEGIDTSWNRIKGGKPIGELLTQIANQYDFKNPASSIPALTKAYTMIQALDEDHWKIIKSEEVKKIIAACAGLYLEAVANVQEATPGSTIKLKLEAINRSATEIQLLSVTTLPDQKNSILNIDLKDNVLQNNTVDLQIPQTINYTQPYWLKEKGSVGMYTVEDQKKIGIPDIIREIKVVFTVKINGIEIPFERTVVYKYNDDVKGEMYNYLDIVAVVTTTIQDKVILFNDTKTKYVGVQIKAGKDDIKGDLKLELPENWKVSPKSIPFKIEKKGSEQTVYFEVTPPNQMSEVTGKSIAIVDNIEYDKSQILIDYDHITKQQVLKTAEVKCIRFDLKTNEEKIAYIMGAGDEVPKSLAQMGYKVTLLKPEEITPEKLESFDVVMTGIRAYNTVQALANKQQILFDFVKIGKTMIVQYNTTDDLVTSNIAPYPLKISRDRVTEENAEVRFLAPNNPILNYPNKITSSDFLGWKQEQGLYYPKEFDKAFTPILSSNDKGESAKDGALLIAPYGKGNYIYTGLSFFRELPEGVPGAYKLLSNMISIQSTVTLPNQKVKP, encoded by the coding sequence ATGCAAAAGATAGTAATCAAATCACTACTCCTTTTTATCCTTGCAATCCCATTTACATATGCTCAAAAACCACAAAAACCAAATGCTGCCGAAATATACAACCAAATTCAGAAACTAAATTTTCTTGGCTCCGTTCTTTATATTGCGGCACATCCCGATGACGAAAACACTAAATTGATTTCTTATTTTGCCAATGATGTAAAAGCCAGAACCGGTTATCTGTCTTTAACGCGAGGAGACGGTGGGCAAAATTTAATCGGACCGCAACTGAGAGAATTATTAGGCGTAATACGAACACAAGAACTTATTGAAGCCAGAAAAATTGATGGTGGAGAACAGTTTTTTTCCAGAGCCAACGATTTTGGATATTCCAAAAACTCAGATGAAACGTTACAAATTTGGGATAAGGAAAAAGTATTGGCCGATTTGGTTTGGACCATTCGAAAATTTCAACCAGACGTGATTATCAATCGTTTTGACCATAGAACGCCCGGAACGACTCATGGTCATCACACATCATCGGCAATATTAAGTGTAGAAGGATTTGATTTGGCCAACAACCCCAATTCGTTTCCAGAACAGTTAAAACTAGTTCAATTATGGCAGCCCAAAAGACAGTTTTTCAACACTTCATGGTGGTTTTATGGTAGCCAAGAAAAATTTGAAGCAGCCAATAAAAAAAATCTAATCGCATTAGAAACGGGAGTTTACTACTCTACAATAGGCAAATCCAATCAGGAAATTGCAGCGTTGAGCCGGAGCAGGCATCAATCCCAAGGCTTTGGCAGTACAGGAACTCGTGGCCAAGAAACAGAATATTTGGAATTTCTAAAAGGAGAACCTCTAAAAGATAAGACTTCAATCTTTGAAGGAATTGACACTTCTTGGAACCGCATAAAAGGAGGAAAACCCATTGGTGAATTACTAACTCAAATTGCCAATCAGTACGATTTTAAAAACCCAGCTTCCAGCATTCCGGCTTTGACAAAAGCTTATACAATGATTCAAGCCTTAGATGAAGATCATTGGAAGATCATAAAATCTGAAGAGGTTAAAAAAATCATTGCTGCTTGTGCAGGCTTGTACCTTGAAGCTGTAGCCAATGTACAGGAAGCCACACCTGGAAGTACAATTAAATTAAAGTTGGAAGCCATCAATAGAAGTGCTACAGAAATACAATTGCTAAGTGTTACAACTTTGCCCGATCAAAAAAATTCGATTTTGAATATCGATTTGAAGGACAATGTTTTACAAAACAATACTGTCGATTTGCAAATTCCTCAAACCATTAATTATACCCAGCCGTATTGGTTGAAAGAAAAAGGTTCGGTTGGAATGTACACTGTTGAAGATCAAAAAAAAATAGGAATTCCAGATATCATTCGGGAAATAAAGGTTGTTTTTACAGTTAAAATTAATGGAATCGAAATTCCATTTGAACGAACCGTAGTTTATAAATACAATGATGACGTAAAAGGGGAAATGTATAATTACCTTGATATTGTTGCCGTTGTTACAACAACCATTCAAGATAAAGTAATTTTATTTAATGATACCAAAACCAAGTATGTTGGTGTACAAATAAAAGCAGGCAAAGACGATATTAAGGGAGATTTAAAACTGGAATTGCCTGAAAATTGGAAAGTATCTCCAAAATCAATTCCATTTAAGATAGAGAAAAAAGGATCAGAACAAACCGTTTATTTTGAAGTGACTCCACCCAATCAAATGAGTGAAGTGACAGGGAAAAGCATTGCTATTGTTGATAATATCGAATATGACAAAAGCCAAATACTAATTGATTACGACCACATTACCAAACAGCAGGTTTTGAAAACGGCTGAAGTAAAATGCATCAGATTTGATTTGAAAACCAACGAAGAAAAAATAGCGTACATTATGGGTGCCGGAGATGAAGTCCCTAAAAGTTTAGCCCAAATGGGATACAAAGTAACACTCTTAAAACCCGAAGAAATAACACCCGAAAAACTAGAATCTTTTGATGTTGTAATGACAGGAATCCGTGCTTACAATACAGTTCAGGCATTGGCAAATAAACAGCAAATCCTATTTGATTTTGTAAAAATCGGAAAAACAATGATAGTGCAATACAACACCACCGATGATTTAGTCACCTCAAATATTGCTCCTTATCCTTTGAAAATTTCACGTGACAGAGTTACCGAAGAAAATGCTGAAGTTCGCTTCCTGGCACCCAACAATCCAATTTTGAATTACCCCAACAAAATTACTTCATCTGATTTCTTGGGTTGGAAACAAGAACAGGGATTGTATTATCCAAAAGAATTTGACAAAGCGTTCACTCCTATCTTATCATCAAACGACAAAGGAGAAAGTGCCAAAGATGGTGCTTTATTAATTGCACCTTATGGAAAAGGAAATTACATCTATACCGGATTGAGTTTTTTTAGAGAATTGCCAGAAGGTGTTCCCGGGGCTTATAAATTGTTGTCGAATATGATTTCGATTCAATCAACAGTTACTCTTCCGAATCAAAAAGTAAAACCCTAA
- a CDS encoding alpha/beta hydrolase codes for MDINYVEDVLKNGFEQATINQPNDYEGEVTSTIIRKRNPKQTTKAILCIHGFNDYFFQDIIADEFLKKGFHFYALDLRKYGRSILKHQKLNNVRDLSEYYEDIDSALVIIKDEKNEEVVLYGHSTGGLIITLYASDRKGNELFDSLICNSPFYDFNVPWIQKKTIIPILAFLGRLDATISLPIGFSRFYGKSLHENDFGEWNYNLKWKPHVAPSINAGWVNAIYKGHQRIANGITVNKPLLVLHSLKSVFPKEWSEELFKGDAILNVNDIIDKSKCIRAPQKDVTAVDGAIHDMVLSRKPIRDKVFEVLFEWLDKYLK; via the coding sequence ATGGATATAAATTACGTAGAAGATGTTTTGAAGAATGGATTTGAGCAAGCGACTATTAATCAACCAAATGATTATGAAGGGGAAGTTACATCCACTATTATTAGAAAAAGAAATCCGAAACAAACAACAAAAGCAATTTTGTGTATTCATGGATTTAATGATTATTTTTTTCAAGATATCATTGCCGATGAATTCCTGAAAAAAGGCTTTCATTTTTATGCTTTGGATTTAAGAAAGTATGGGAGGTCAATTTTGAAACATCAAAAGTTAAACAATGTTAGAGATTTATCGGAGTATTATGAGGATATTGATAGTGCTTTGGTAATTATAAAAGATGAAAAAAACGAAGAAGTGGTGCTGTATGGACATTCAACAGGTGGACTTATAATCACCTTGTATGCTTCTGACCGAAAAGGAAACGAACTATTTGATTCTCTGATTTGTAATAGTCCTTTTTATGATTTTAATGTACCATGGATTCAAAAGAAGACTATAATTCCAATTCTAGCTTTTCTGGGAAGACTAGATGCTACTATTTCTTTGCCTATCGGTTTCTCCAGATTTTATGGCAAAAGTCTGCATGAAAATGATTTTGGAGAATGGAATTATAATTTAAAATGGAAACCTCATGTTGCACCTTCTATCAATGCAGGTTGGGTAAACGCAATTTACAAAGGGCATCAAAGAATTGCAAATGGAATTACAGTCAATAAACCTCTTTTGGTATTACATTCCTTAAAATCAGTTTTTCCAAAGGAGTGGAGTGAGGAATTGTTTAAGGGAGATGCAATTTTGAACGTAAACGACATTATAGACAAATCGAAATGTATTAGAGCCCCTCAAAAAGACGTTACAGCTGTAGATGGTGCTATACATGATATGGTGCTTTCCAGAAAACCAATTCGAGATAAAGTTTTTGAAGTTTTATTTGAATGGTTGGACAAGTATTTGAAATAA
- a CDS encoding AI-2E family transporter: MKNTIQFPFYIRLAFTLLSLIALVAILYIGQDIIVPLVFALLFAILLGPVVIFFKRKLHFPNILAIVFALTLSVCIVIGTLLFVSWQISDILNDWNTIKTNVFIYFESIQDFMSQYFHLSKDDQAKFINNAKQNSTEQGKTIIASTLVSLSDVMVNLTLIPIYTFLILLYKNHFLKFLSKLYDQKYYPKLKDILFQIKVSVQSYILGLIFEMIAVSILTAIGFWFLGIKYTLVLGIITGILNLVPYLGILFAGLLSIIATLTGSADISIIIGVIVVNIIVQLIDNNILVPLIISSKVEINAIVSIVGIIIGGAICGISGMFLAIPIIAIFKVIFDRIDYLEPWGYLMGDNLPKTYTWNNIKLPLLDTDDIIEK, translated from the coding sequence ATGAAAAACACAATTCAGTTTCCGTTTTATATCCGGCTTGCATTTACTTTATTAAGTTTGATTGCCTTAGTGGCTATCCTTTATATTGGCCAAGACATTATAGTTCCTTTAGTCTTTGCGCTTCTATTTGCTATCTTGCTTGGACCTGTTGTGATTTTTTTTAAACGCAAATTGCACTTTCCAAATATTTTGGCCATTGTTTTTGCTTTAACGCTTTCGGTTTGTATTGTTATTGGTACATTATTGTTTGTCTCTTGGCAAATAAGCGACATATTAAATGATTGGAACACCATTAAAACAAACGTTTTTATTTATTTTGAATCTATTCAGGACTTTATGAGCCAATATTTTCATCTAAGCAAAGACGATCAGGCAAAATTTATAAATAATGCCAAACAAAATTCTACCGAACAAGGAAAAACAATTATTGCCAGTACATTGGTTTCTCTTTCGGATGTGATGGTAAATCTAACCTTAATTCCTATTTATACTTTTCTGATATTATTGTATAAAAATCACTTTTTGAAATTTTTATCCAAATTGTATGACCAAAAATATTATCCAAAACTCAAAGACATTTTGTTTCAAATTAAAGTTTCTGTGCAGAGCTATATTCTTGGATTAATTTTTGAAATGATTGCTGTATCGATTTTGACTGCTATTGGTTTTTGGTTTTTAGGTATAAAATATACCTTGGTTCTAGGAATAATTACTGGGATTTTGAACTTGGTTCCTTATTTAGGAATTTTGTTTGCCGGTTTACTTAGTATTATTGCAACCCTTACGGGTTCTGCAGACATATCTATAATCATTGGGGTGATTGTAGTAAATATTATTGTACAACTTATAGACAACAACATATTAGTGCCCTTAATTATAAGTTCAAAAGTCGAAATCAATGCCATTGTTTCTATTGTTGGCATTATTATTGGAGGTGCTATTTGTGGAATTTCGGGCATGTTTTTGGCTATCCCGATTATTGCCATTTTTAAAGTTATTTTTGATAGGATTGATTATCTAGAGCCATGGGGCTATTTAATGGGAGATAATTTACCTAAAACCTATACCTGGAATAATATCAAATTACCTTTGCTTGATACTGACGATATAATAGAAAAATAA
- a CDS encoding mechanosensitive ion channel family protein, translated as MTFFNDYTKELLASGILVFAAIVLRVTISKLVRRFAKSSHRLEHRTNLVIKYIHLLLNILVVIILTILWGVKTEDIFIALSSITTVVGVAMFAQWSILSNITSGIILFFSFPFKIGDIIKIHDKDFSIEAEIEDINAFHVTLKSTDGEIVIYPNNLFFQKGISIIKKPSNEEVDFTD; from the coding sequence ATGACTTTTTTTAACGATTATACCAAAGAATTACTGGCCTCTGGAATTTTAGTATTCGCAGCAATCGTGTTACGGGTTACCATTTCAAAATTGGTAAGACGATTTGCAAAATCAAGCCATAGATTAGAACACAGAACCAATTTGGTGATCAAGTATATACATCTACTCCTAAACATATTGGTTGTAATAATCCTGACTATACTTTGGGGAGTCAAAACAGAAGATATTTTTATTGCCCTTTCATCGATAACAACGGTGGTTGGAGTAGCCATGTTTGCACAATGGTCTATTTTGAGTAATATTACTTCGGGAATTATTTTGTTTTTTTCTTTTCCGTTTAAAATTGGGGACATTATCAAAATCCACGATAAAGATTTTTCTATTGAAGCCGAAATTGAGGACATCAATGCTTTCCACGTTACTCTTAAATCAACTGATGGAGAAATAGTAATCTATCCCAATAATTTATTTTTCCAAAAAGGGATTTCGATTATAAAAAAACCGTCTAATGAAGAAGTAGATTTTACGGATTAA
- a CDS encoding Maf-like protein, protein MLKEKLKKHKLILASGSPRRQQFFKDLDLDFEIRLKEIEEIFPPELKAEAITNYLAQLKADAFEGELQPNEILITSDTIVWHNNKALGKPKDHQDAFQILKSLSNATHEVITSVCFKTTKGSDLINEITKVTFNALSDEAILYYLENYKPYDKAGAYGIQEWIGFVGVTKIEGSYANVMGMPTDKVFEYLYKLR, encoded by the coding sequence ATGCTTAAAGAAAAACTCAAAAAACACAAACTCATATTGGCTTCTGGTTCTCCGAGGAGGCAGCAATTTTTTAAAGATTTGGATTTGGATTTTGAAATTCGTTTGAAAGAAATTGAAGAAATTTTTCCACCCGAATTGAAAGCCGAAGCAATCACAAACTATCTTGCACAATTAAAAGCCGATGCATTTGAGGGAGAATTGCAGCCCAACGAAATCCTGATTACAAGTGATACTATCGTTTGGCACAACAATAAGGCGCTGGGCAAACCAAAAGACCATCAAGATGCTTTTCAAATTTTAAAATCATTATCGAATGCTACTCACGAAGTGATTACTTCGGTTTGTTTTAAGACTACAAAAGGTTCTGATTTGATTAATGAAATAACAAAAGTTACCTTCAATGCGTTAAGTGACGAAGCTATTCTTTACTATTTAGAGAATTATAAGCCTTATGATAAAGCAGGCGCCTATGGAATTCAGGAATGGATAGGATTTGTTGGCGTGACAAAAATAGAAGGTTCTTATGCCAACGTCATGGGAATGCCAACCGATAAAGTCTTTGAGTATTTGTATAAATTAAGGTAA
- a CDS encoding geranylgeranylglycerol-phosphate geranylgeranyltransferase: MKYLKLIRYQNLIMLALMQLLFRYGFLNFQSIPLALSDLQYFLLVASTVLIAAGGYVINNIMDQATDNDNKPNQVVVGKSISETQSYNIYLALNILGVGIGFYLSNVIERPGFAAIFIVISATLYLYATSLKQMLLIGNFVVAILLAFSVIIIGIFDLLPVINPGNQQALADIFSILFDYAVFAFIINFIREIVKDLEDVNGDYNQGMNTLPISLGINRTAKLVLILSLIPLVMVIFYVKNYFFAYNLYIASLYALISIVAPLIYFAIKMADAKKSQDFHHLSTVLKLIILFGLFSIVIVTYNVLHHA; the protein is encoded by the coding sequence ATGAAGTACCTTAAACTCATACGCTACCAAAACCTGATAATGCTTGCATTGATGCAATTGCTTTTTCGTTATGGTTTTTTAAATTTCCAAAGCATTCCTTTGGCGCTAAGCGATTTACAATATTTTTTATTGGTAGCATCAACAGTACTGATTGCTGCAGGGGGATATGTAATTAATAATATTATGGATCAGGCAACCGATAACGATAACAAACCCAATCAAGTAGTTGTAGGGAAAAGCATCTCCGAGACACAATCTTACAATATCTATTTGGCATTGAATATTTTGGGTGTTGGTATTGGTTTTTATTTATCAAATGTGATCGAGAGACCTGGATTTGCTGCAATTTTTATCGTGATTTCGGCAACACTTTATCTTTATGCAACAAGTCTCAAACAAATGTTGCTTATTGGTAATTTTGTTGTTGCGATTTTGTTGGCTTTCAGCGTGATTATCATTGGGATTTTCGACCTTTTACCGGTCATTAACCCCGGAAACCAACAAGCATTGGCAGATATTTTTTCCATCCTTTTTGATTATGCCGTATTTGCCTTTATTATCAATTTTATTAGAGAAATCGTAAAAGATCTCGAAGATGTAAATGGTGATTACAATCAGGGAATGAATACCTTACCTATTTCTTTAGGAATAAATCGAACAGCAAAATTAGTTTTGATTTTGAGTTTGATTCCGTTGGTGATGGTTATATTCTATGTCAAAAACTACTTTTTTGCTTATAATTTATACATTGCATCGCTTTATGCTTTGATAAGTATTGTAGCTCCATTAATTTATTTTGCCATAAAAATGGCCGATGCCAAAAAAAGTCAAGATTTTCATCATTTAAGTACAGTTTTAAAACTGATAATTTTATTTGGTCTGTTTTCAATTGTTATTGTCACTTATAATGTATTACACCATGCTTAA
- a CDS encoding KdsC family phosphatase: MAKSYKEIMNDITTFVFDVDGVLTDSSVFVTNEGEILRTMNIRDGYAMKAAVESGYHVCIISGGSNEGVRVRLQNLGITDIHLGTPDKVQTFKEYTDVYNINPEQVLYMGDDIPDYHVMKLVGLPTCPQDASPEIKAISTYISHKNGGKGAARDVIEQVMKVQGKWMTYFDGKLD; encoded by the coding sequence ATGGCAAAAAGCTATAAAGAAATAATGAATGATATTACTACGTTTGTGTTTGACGTAGATGGCGTACTTACTGACAGTTCTGTTTTTGTAACCAACGAAGGAGAAATCCTGAGAACAATGAATATCCGTGATGGCTATGCGATGAAAGCAGCTGTTGAAAGCGGTTATCATGTATGCATCATCTCTGGTGGAAGTAACGAAGGCGTTCGAGTGAGACTCCAAAATTTGGGTATTACCGACATTCATTTGGGAACTCCCGATAAAGTGCAAACGTTCAAAGAATATACAGATGTTTACAACATCAACCCAGAACAGGTTTTGTATATGGGCGATGATATTCCCGATTATCACGTAATGAAATTGGTAGGATTACCTACTTGTCCACAAGACGCAAGCCCAGAAATTAAAGCGATTTCAACTTATATTTCACACAAAAATGGTGGAAAAGGTGCTGCCCGCGATGTAATTGAACAAGTAATGAAAGTACAAGGAAAATGGATGACTTATTTTGACGGCAAACTTGATTAA
- a CDS encoding Rossmann-like and DUF2520 domain-containing protein, with product MIKITIIGSGNVAQHLIDAFAKSNAVEIIQVYSRSQKQISPLLDSSKITNDWNALAQADLYIIAVSDDAIASVSSQLPFENRLVVHTSGSASLATLDDKNRKGVFYPLQTFTKGKAIDFKTIPFCLETQFENDYEILKKVSQSISDNVYKIDSHQRKALHVAAVFVNNFTNYLYQLGNDICQENHVPFDILKPLILETAEKLLTLSPKDAQTGPAKRNDISTIEAHESFLSNENQSTIYKILTQSIQNHGKKL from the coding sequence ATGATTAAAATAACGATTATCGGTTCCGGAAATGTTGCACAACACCTGATTGATGCTTTCGCAAAAAGCAATGCGGTCGAAATTATCCAGGTTTATTCGAGAAGCCAAAAACAAATTTCTCCCCTACTCGATTCGAGTAAAATCACCAATGACTGGAATGCTTTGGCACAAGCCGACTTATACATCATAGCAGTTTCTGATGATGCTATTGCTTCGGTTTCATCACAATTGCCTTTTGAAAATCGATTGGTTGTGCATACGTCGGGCAGTGCGTCTTTGGCTACGCTGGATGATAAGAATCGAAAAGGCGTTTTTTATCCGTTGCAAACGTTCACCAAAGGAAAAGCTATTGATTTTAAAACCATCCCTTTTTGTCTGGAAACCCAATTTGAAAATGATTATGAGATTCTAAAGAAAGTATCTCAATCCATTTCGGACAATGTTTACAAAATCGATTCCCACCAACGCAAAGCTCTGCATGTTGCTGCTGTTTTTGTTAATAATTTTACCAATTATTTGTACCAATTAGGAAACGATATTTGTCAGGAAAACCATGTCCCTTTCGATATTTTGAAACCATTGATTCTTGAAACCGCCGAAAAACTTTTGACGCTTTCTCCAAAAGATGCCCAAACTGGTCCTGCCAAACGCAATGATATTTCGACAATTGAAGCGCATGAATCTTTTTTATCGAATGAAAATCAATCCACTATTTATAAAATATTAACTCAATCTATACAAAATCATGGCAAAAAGCTATAA